In a single window of the Drosophila albomicans strain 15112-1751.03 chromosome 3, ASM965048v2, whole genome shotgun sequence genome:
- the LOC117567492 gene encoding glutathione S-transferase 1-like yields MGKITLYGIDPSPPFRAVKLTLAALELPYEFVPVNVLAKEQLSEAFVKKNPQHTVPMLEDDDAVIWDSHAIITYLVSKYGKDDSLYPKDLLKRAIVDQRLHFESGVVFANALRAITKSVLFLGQKVIPKDKIQTVVEVYDFVESFLKGHDYIAGDKLTVADFSLISSVSSLTAYLEIDAAKYPNTTAWIKRLEQLPYYSANDVGNKQFIGAIKATNFTIEQ; encoded by the coding sequence ATGGGTAAAATTACACTCTACGGTATCGATCCCAGTCCTCCATTCCGTGCTGTCAAATTGACTTTGGCCGCTTTGGAATTGCCTTATGAGTTCGTTCCGGTTAATGTGCTGGCAAAGGAACAGCTCTCCGAGGCATTCGTGAAGAAGAATCCCCAGCATACGGTGCCTATGCTAGAAGATGACGATGCAGTTATCTGGGACTCTCATGCTATCATCACCTATTTGGTCAGTAAGTACGGCAAGGATGATTCACTGTATCCCAAGGATCTTCTGAAGCGTGCCATCGTCGATCAACGTCTGCACTTTGAGTCTGGTGTCGTGTTCGCCAATGCTCTGCGTGCCATCACCAAGAGTGTGCTCTTCCTTGGCCAGAAGGTGATTCCCAAGGATAAGATTCAGACCGTTGTCGAGGTATACGACTTTGTGGAGTCTTTCCTCAAGGGTCACGACTACATTGCTGGCGATAAATTGACGGTCGCTGACTTCAGTCTTATCTCCTCTGTGAGCTCTCTGACTGCCTATCTGGAAATTGATGCCGCCAAGTATCCGAACACAACTGCATGGATCAAGCGTCTGGAACAGCTGCCTTATTACTCTGCTAATGACGTTGGCAACAAGCAATTCATTGGAGCGATTAAGGCCACAAACTTTACTATTGAacagtaa
- the LOC117567493 gene encoding glutathione S-transferase 1-like — MGKITLYGIDRSPPFRAVKLTLAALELPYEIVSVNVVAKEHLSEAYVKKNPQHTIPMLEDDDATIWDSHAIITYLVSKYGKDDSLYPKDLLKRAVVDQRLHFESGVVFANSLRAITKSVFFLGQKVIPKDKIQTVVEVYDFVESFLKGHDYIAGDKLTVADFSLISSVSSLTAYLEIDVTKYPNTTAWIKRLEQLPYYSANDVGKKQFIEAIKATNFTIEQ, encoded by the coding sequence aTGGGTAAAATTACACTCTACGGTATCGATCGCAGTCCTCCATTCCGCGCTGTCAAATTAACTTTGGCCGCTCTAGAATTGCCCTATGAGATCGTGTCAGTTAATGTGGTGGCAAAGGAACATCTCTCCGAGGCATACGTGAAGAAGAATCCCCAACACACTATTCCCATGCTGGAGGACGACGATGCGACTATCTGGGATTCACATGCCATCATCACCTATTTGGTTAGCAAGTACGGCAAGGACGATTCACTGTATCCCAAGGATCTGTTGAAGCGTGCGGTGGTTGATCAGCGTCTGCACTTTGAGTCTGGTGTCGTATTCGCCAATTCTCTACGTGCCATCACCAAGAGTGTGTTCTTCCTTGGCCAGAAGGTTATTCCCAAGGATAAGATTCAGACTGTTGTCGAGGTCTATGACTTTGTGGAGTCTTTCCTCAAAGGTCACGACTACATTGCTGGCGATAAATTGACGGTCGCTGACTTCAGTCTTATCTCCTCTGTGAGCTCTCTGACTGCCTATCTGGAAATTGATGTTACCAAGTATCCGAACACAACTGCATGGATCAAGCGTCTGGAACAGCTGCCTTATTACTCTGCGAATGATGTTGGCAAGAAGCAATTCATTGAAGCAATTAAAGCCACAAACTTTACTATTGAGCagtaa